From Mycobacterium colombiense CECT 3035:
TTCGAACCTCTGCGTCCTCGCCCTCTTCGACCGAGGACAGGTAGCCGTGGCCGGCGTTGTTGACCAGGACGTCGATGCCGCCGAACGCCGCGTCGGCCGCCGCCACCGCCGCCGCGATCTGGTCCGCTTCGGTCACGTCCAGGGCCACGGCAAGCGCGCGCTCGGGGAATTCGTCGGCGATGTCGGCCACCGCCTCGGCCCGCCGCGCGGTCACCACCACGCTGTGGCCGGCGTGCAGGGCGGCGCGCGCGATCTCGCGCCCAAAACCGGTGGAGCATCCCGTGATCAGCCAGCGCGTCATGGTCAGATCGTCCCTTCCGGCAGGCGACGCAGATAGGCCTCGCGCCGCCGCGCCAGCTCGGTGGCCCGCCGCTGCTCGCTCACCCGCGGCAGGTGCGGCACCTCGGCGTCGAGCCGGTCCAGTTTGACCACCCGTCCGCGTGCCCCGAGATCTTCGCGGGGACCGGTCTCGCCGAACTCCGCCATCCGCAGCGTCAAGATGGCCTCGCGCAGACCGTCGGAGTCGATCCAGTTCGCCACGCCGGGATCGACGGGCGAGATCACATACGTGTACGAGCCGTCCTCGCCTGCCACCGACTGCGACTTGTTGAGGCTGCCGGTGCGGTCGACGAGATCGAGCGTGGTGCCCCAGATGTTGCTCAGCGGCACCGTGAAGTATTCGGCGCCACCGTCGTTCAGGTCGACGACGAAGGCCTCGTCGGGGGCGAGGTCGAACCGGCCCATGACGTACACCTGGTTGCGCATCGCGCCGACCTTGTCGGCCGACCACGCCAGGTTGAAGTGGTTGGCCGGCATCTTGTAGACGCCGTGGCTGAGCTTGCCGGTGAAGTTCGCGAAGTAGTCCATCATCGCCGCGGTGGCCTCGGCCTGCTCGTCGAGCGTGCGCGCCGGGGTAGCCGGCGGGCCGCCGAGCCGTTGCACCTCAATGTGATTGGGATCGTCGCGGCCCCAGTCCAGCAGCACGTCGCGGATGTAGAACTCGTGGGCTTCGGCGGTGGTCTGCACGTGGTTGGGCCGGCCGTTGGCGGGTTCGGAGTCGACGGTGATGGTGTAGCCGCCGTCGGAGTCGACCGCCATGGTGCGGCCGTTGAGCACCGCGACGGTGGCCATGTGCGCGTCCCACAGCGTGAAGTAGTTCTCGGTCATCCGGTGTTCGCCGACCCGGCCGTGGATCTCGTAGCGCTCGTCGCCCGAGATCGGGATCACCCGGTACACGCTGTCGGGATTGTCGATCCCCCAACGCGATCCGGGGATGCGGCGGCCGTCCACCGGGTGCGCGAGCCGGGTGATGCAGCTGACCTTGGGCCGCAGCTTGTCCTGGTTGGACGACCACACCGCCGCCGAGAACATCACCTCGGCGAACGCGTCGTCGAATCGTTCGCGCATCGCGTCCGAGGCCTTGGCCCGGCCGAGCCAGGTCTGCGCGACGCGTCGGTAGGCGGCCCTGACGGTCGGGTGCTCGGTCAGGTCGAGGGCCGCCAGCTCCTGTTCGTGCTGGGACGCCGTTGCGACCGGGTGGTCAGGCATGTGCTGTTCCTCCGATGTGCTGTCGAAAACGCCTGTTGTACAACGCGAATCGCTCGTCGACCTGCTCGGGACGCAGGCCGTAGTCCGCCAGCCCGTAGGGCGGGCGCGCCAGCTCCGGGGGGCGGTGCGCCAGCCAGCGCCGCATCGCCTCCTCGGCGTCTGCCGTCAGCGCCAGCCCGATGGCGTCGTAGACACGGGCCACCTGACCGATCGGGTCGGCCACCGCCTCGTCGAATCCGATATCGGTGACCACCGCACCCTCATCGGTCCAGCCGTCGCGGATCGCCATCGCCCGATCATTGGTCCAGCCCATCCGCTGCAGCCATTGCGCGCCGACCCGGTCCGCGTCGACGGTGTCGGCGTGCATCGCGTGCAGGGTCGCATTCAGGCTGGCCCCCGACGCGATCGTGGTGCGCGGGTCGCGATGCATGTGCACGATGTGCAGATCCGGGAACTGCGCCCGCAGTAGGTCCAGATACCCAAGGTGCGCAGGCGATTTGAGCACCCATCGTCGGCCCTGCACGCCACGCTGCCTCTTCTGCCACTGCAGGAACCGCAGCATGCGGTGCAGATAGCGGTAGGCGGGGGAGAAGTCCTGCCCGTCGAGCCAGGACCGGTAGTGCGGCAGGTGCGCGCCCGACTCCGGGACGTGCGACAGGAACGCGTCGGCCAGAAAGACGATCTCCTCCTCGGCCTCCCGCGCGTACATCGGGTGGATGGCGAACAATTCGGGCGCCAGTTCGCGCGATTTCGCTTCGCGCGCTTCACTGATCGCGATGCGCGGATCGGCGGCCCCGGTGAACCGATGGTCCAGCCGCGGGGCGGCCTCGACGACTTCCCAGCCGTACGCGCAGACGAAGCGCGGATCCGCGGCCAGCAGCCGCTGCAGCAGCGTGGTGCCGCTGCGCATCATTCCCACGACGACGATCGGCGCGGCCACTCGCTCGTCGAGGATCTCCTGATGCCGGCGGATCCACTCCTGGGTGCGCAGCCGCATGCGCAGGCTGTGCACGATGCCCGACCGCAGGATGTGCGTGCCGACGGCGTTGAGGTCGGCGCGGGCATAGTCGGCCAGCAACACGGCCAGCGGCCCCTCGAATTCGCCGGGACCCCAATCGGTGAGGTCTTCCTTGCGCTGCGCGTCGGCCAGCACCGCGGCCGGGACGAAGGGGCCGTCGGACGCGCGCGCGGATGCCACGGGTCAGAACTTCAGATGCCGGCTGACGTCGCCGACCTGGTCGACGAACATGGTGCGGCTGTCGAAGCACCAGGCCCCGTCGACGCGGTGGAACGTGTCCTGGTAATGCCCGGTCACGATGACCTGCAGCGGCAGTTCCGGGGTGGCCTGGGTGACGCAGTAATACGAGGTGCTCCGCGCGGTCCCGGCCACCTCGTCGATGTAGAGCTGGACGTTGGTGGTGTTGTGTTTCGTCTTCGGGGTGCCGTCTTCGTAGATCCGCGTGGCCATGTCATACATCTCGCGCACCCGGGCGGAGCCGGCGAACACCGTCTCGGGCGGGCCGTCCTGGACCCCGCAGATGCGGCCGTGCTCGAAGAGCCGGGCCACCCCGTCCAGGTCGCCGCCGTCGAGAAGCTGCGCATACGTGTAGATGAGGTTGGTGATCTCGGTGGCGCTGTCACTCATTGTCGAACCGCCTCGGGAGTCTTCCGCTCTGTTCCGCAACAATGTTGGCAGAACCGGTCCAACTTACATAGAACCGACCATTACTCTGGATCGCCGTGACCTTACCGTGGACGCCGAGCCGGCTCGGCAACCTGACCGGCAAACGCGTGATCGTGACCGGAGCGACCAACGGCGTCGGGCTCGGCACCGCGCGTGCGCTCGCCAAAGCCGGTGCGCACGTGATCCTGGCGGTGCGCAACACCCAGCTCGGCGAGCAACGCGCCACCGAAATTGGCGGCTCGACTGCCGTGGTCAAGCTCGACCTCGCCGACCTGTCGTCGGTGCGCGCGTTCGCCGCCCAAATCCACGAGCCGGTGGACATCCTGATCAACAACGCCGGTGCCCTGACCGACCGGCGCACCGACACGGTCGACGGCTTCGAGATGACGCTGGGCACCAACCTGCTCGGGCCCTTCGCCCTGACCAATCTGCTGCTGGGCAAGGTGCGCTCGCAGGTCATCAACGTCGGCTCCGACGCGCACCGGTCGGCCACGCTGCGGCTCGACGACCTGCACCTGCGGCAGCACAAGTGGACGCGGTTGGGCGCCTACGCGCAGTCCAAGCTCGCGGTGATGCTGTGGGGGCTGGAGCTGGACCGCAGGCTGCGCGCGGCCGGGTCGCCGATCGTCACGCAGCTCACCCATCCGGGCTGGGTGGCCTCCAACCTGTCGAACCTGGGCGACTCGCCCCTCATGTCGCTGGCCCACAAGGGTGTCAAGCTGGTGGCCGACCGGCTGGCCAACGACATCGACGAAGGTGCGGCGCCCACGCTCTACTGCATCAGCGAGCCGATCCCGCCGGGCAGCTACGTCGGCGTCAGCGGCAGGTTCGGGCTGCGCGGCGGCCCGGTGCTCATCGGTCGCACGGCGCTGGCGTGCGACTACGACACCGCCGGACGCTTGGTGGCCTTCGCCGAGCGCGAGACCGGCACGACACTGGAGGTGTAGTCATGGGTGAATTCGACGACAAGGTTGCCGTGATCACCGGCGCCGCGCGCGGCCAGGGCCGCAGCCACGCCGTCGCGCTGGCCGAGCGGGGCGCCGACATCATCGCCGTCGACATCTGCGCCGATCTCGAGGCGATCCCCTACGCCCTGGGGACCAAGGACGATCTCGAGGAGACGGTACGGCTGGTCGAAGCCGCCGGCCGCAAGGCGGTGCCCGTGGTCGCCGACGTGCGCGATCTCGCACAGCTGGAGGCCGGGGTGCAGGGCGGGATCGACGCCGTCGGAGAGGTGGACATCGTCATCGCGAACGCGGGCGTGGTGGCGATCGGTGACACCGACGCCCACTCCGAGCCGGTGTTCAACTCGATCGTGGACACCAACCTGAAGGGGGTCTGGCACACGCTGCTCGCGACGGTGCCGTCGATCATCCGCAAGGGACGGGGCGGCTCGGTCGTGATGATCAGCTCGTCGCAGGGTCTGACCGGCCGGGGCGGCGACGGCAGTTCCGCGATGTTCGCCTACGCCGCATCCAAGCACGGCGTGGTGGGGTTGATGCGTTCGGCCGCGAATGCCTATGCGCCGCACAAGATTCGGGTCAACTCGATCCACCCGGCCGGCGTCATGACGCCGATGATCCTCAACGACTTCGTGGTCAACCGGATGCTGGAGAACCCGAACCCCGCGGTATCCCAGATGCTGCTGCCGGACGTGCCGCTGGTCGAAGCGCAGGACGTGACGGAGGCGGTGCTGTGGCTGGCCGGCCCGAAAGCCCGCTACGTGACGGGCGTGTCGGTGCCCGTCGACGCCGGGCACATCGTGATGTAGCTGCGGCCTCTAGCCCCGGACGACCTTGCCGGCCTTGATGCAGGACGTGCAGACGTTCAGACGCTGCTTGTTGCCGCCCGGGCGGGTGACGACGTGCACCGTCTGGACGTTCGGGTCCCACCGGCGGCTGGTGCGGCGGTGGGAGTGCGACACCGACTTACCGAAGCCGGGGCCTTTCCCGCAGATCTCGCACACAGCGGCCATTGTTCAAGCTCCTCAAATCTCGGGGGTCCGGCAATCTGGCCGGGACAGCCCAGGTTCACCCGGGCTCAACCAGAATACCGACTGTGGTGGCAACCACCAAAACGGTCACCACCGGCTTCGCCGGCTCGCGGCAGGTCGGCTGTGTGCTGGAGCCCCTGGCACCGCCGACATCGAGTCGATCACAGTTACCGGCCGGATCGGGGTTGCGCGGGCGAACCGCCGTTAGGATGGCGTCGCCGCCGATGGTCGGCGCGGTCGCGTATCAGGCGCGGACGGTGCGCTGACTTGGCTGAAGTCTTCTTCCCGGTGGTGCCGGCCCGCGCAGAGCTGCGGATGAGGCTGGGAAGCAAATATCGGCAGGCTTGAGGGGAGTGCGCGGAGTGGTTGCGCGCGCCGAAAACACCGCTGGTTGCGCCCGCGTCGACAGCCGACGGGGCTTTCCGGCGGGCGTACGACGGTTAACAGCACGGTGGCGGCGGGTCGCGGCGGCCTATCTGGTGGTGACGGCGCTGGGCAGCATCGCCATCGGCGGCACCTCGGGTAACACCCCGGCCGGCGGTGGCGGGCTGGGACCGAAAGCGGCGTGGGCCGGCCAGGCCGGCAACGCAGCGTCGTGGTGGCAACCCGACGGTCGCCGGGCGGCGGTGCAAGAGGTTGTCGCCGTCCGCGGGATCCAGCTGCGGGAGGTCGCATTCGACGGTCGCGAAGCGTGGCCGGACGGACCGGACGCGGTGCGCGGCTACCTCGAAGAGGCGCTCACCCGGATTGGGATCACCGACGCGCCGGCCCGCGGCCGTTGGATCGAGGGAATGATGACCATCGCCGATCACGAGGCGCAGTTCCACTCGAACGCCATCAACCTGTCGGACAGCAACGCCTACGGGCCGCCCCAACTCGACGGAGGCCCGCTCCACGCGACCCGGGGACCGTGGCAGGTGATGCCCGATACCTTCGCGGCTTTTCACCAGGCGGGCACGTCGAACTCGGCATGGGATCCGGTGGCCGCCGCGTGCGCGTCGATCAACTATCAGATGAGTCGATACGGGGTGAGCCGCGACGGCAGCAATCAGCGCATGCTCGTGGGGCAGGCCAATCCCGGTATCAGGCAGGGCTATTAAGCCCGCGCGCGGTTTATCCTTGCGGGGGTGAATGGCGTCGAGGGCTCCCTCGATCAGATGGATCTGATGCTCGCTGCTCAGGCTTTCGCCACGGCGCCGAGCAACTGAAGGCAGCGGCTCCATCGCACGGCTACGCTGGCGCCCACCCCGGAATTCGTGCGGAGGAGGTGGGTCACCCTGGGCACCGCTGACACGTCGCAGGATCGTCTCCTCGACGCGATCACCCTGCGCGACTGGGCGCACACCGCCGTCAGCGACCTGATCACGCACATCGACGAGATCAACCGGCTCAACGTCTTCCCCGTCGCCGACTCCGACACCGGCGCCAACATGCTGTTCACCATGCGTTCGGCGCTGGCCGAGGCCAAGGTGGGCGCCGGCGCCGACGGCTCGACCTGCGTAGCGCGGACCGCGGCGGCGCTGTCGGCGGGCGCGCTGAACGGCGCGCGCGGCAATTCCGGGGTGATCCTCTCGCAGATCCTGCGCGGCATCGCCGACGCCACGGCGTCGGCCGCGGCCGACGCCGGGGGCGAGCTCGCCCACATCGACGCCGGCGTCCTCGCCGCGGCGCTGCAGCGCGGAGTGGAGTTGGTGATCAGCTCGATGGGCGGGGAGGAGGTCCCCGGGACCATCGTGTCGGTGCTGCGCGCGGCCGCCGGTGCGGTGGCGCAGTGCGCCGGAGACGGGCTGGTGCCTGCGGTCATCGCCGCCGGCGACGCGGCGGTGGTGGCGCTGGAAAAGACCCCCGAACAGCTCGACGTGCTGGCCGACGCCGGTGCCGTGGACGCCGGCGGGCGCGGTCTGCTGGTGCTGCTGGACGCGTTGCGCTCCACCATCGCCGGGCAGGCGCCGGCCCGCACCGTCTACGAGCTGTCACCGCGAGCGCCCCAGCCGGAGGCGGCCGCACAGCGCCCGGCGCCCCAGTTCGAGGTGATGTACCGGCTGGACGGCTGCGAGCCCGCGGCCGCGGACACGCTGCGCGACCGGCTGGGGGAGCTGGGTGATTCGGTGGGAATCGCCTCCGCCCCGTCGTCGGCGCAGCGGACCTACTCGGTCCACGTGCACACCGACGACGCCGGCGCCGCCGTGGAGGCGGGACTGGCCGCCGGGCGGCTCAGCCGGATCGTCATCTCGGCGCTGAGCTCCGGTACTCCCGGGCTGCCCACCGGCGGCTGGACGCGGGAGCGCGCCGTGCTGGCCGTGGTCGACGGCGACGGCGCGGCCGACCTGTTCGCCGGGGAGGGCGCCTGCGTGCTGCAGCGCGACCCCGCGGCGGACGACGCCGTCACCAATATCAGCGCGCACCAGCTGATGCGGGCCGTCGTCGACACCGGCGCCGCCCAGGTGATGGTGCTGCCCAACGGCTATGTGGCCGCCGAGGAGCTGGTGGCCGGCTGCACCGCGGCCATCGGGTGGGGGATCGACGTGGTGCCGATCCCGACCGGGTCGATGGTGCAGGGCCTGGCCGCGCTGGCCGTGCACGAGACCGACCGGCAGGCGGTGGACGACGGCTACACCATGGCGCGCGCCGCCGGTGCGGCGCGGCACGGCTCGGTGCGCATCGCCACCGAGAGCGCGTTGACCTGGGCGGGGCGCTGCCACCCCGGCGACGGCCTGGGCATCGCGGGCGACGAGGTGCTGATCGTGGCCGCCGACGCGGTCGGGGCCGCGATCGGCCTGCTCGATCTGCTGCTGGCCTCCGGCGGTGACCTGGTCACGGTGCTGCTGGGCGCCGCCGTCGACACCGACGGCGACGCGGGCGCGGTCGGCGACATCCTGGAAGAGCACATGCACGACCACCATCCCGGGACCGAACTGGTGATCTACCGCACCGGCCACCACGGTGACGCGCTGCTGATCGGGGTCGAGTAGCGATGGTGTCGCTGACCGACCGGCTGGACTTCGTCGTGGGCGCCAAGGCCGCCGAATCGCTCGACGAGGTGTTCGGCATCCGCACCGTCGACGACCTGTTGCGCCACTACCCGCGCAGCTACACCGAGGGCGCGACGCGGTGGGACGCCGACGGCGAGCGGCCCGAAACGGGCGAGCACATCACCATCATCGACACGATCGCGGAAACCAAGACGTTCCCGATGAAGAAGACCCCGAAGAAGTTGTGCCACCGCATCACCCTGGGCGCTGGGCGCAACAAGGTGACCGCGACGTTCTTCAACGCGAATTACCTGAAAAAGGATCTGACCGAAGGCACCAAGGTGATGCTGTCGGGGGAGGTAGGGTTCTTCAACAACGTCATGCAGCTGACCCACCCGGCGTTCCTCATCCTCGACTCCCCGGATGGGCGTAACCGCGGGACCCGATCTCTGAAGAACATCGCCAAGGCCTCGGGCGCGACCAGCGGTGAGGAACTGTTGGACGCTTACGAACGCCACTTTTTCCCGATCTATCCGGCCAGCACGAAAGTGCAGAGCTGGGACATCTTTTCGTGCGTGCGCCAAGTGCTCGACATGCTCGACCCGGTCCCGGATCCGCTGCCGGAGGGCCTGCGCGCAAAACTCGGCCTGGTCTCCGAAGACGAGGCGTTGCGCGACATCCATCTGGCCGAGAGCGAGCCGCGGCGGCAGCGGGCGCGGGAGCGCCTGACCTTCGACGAAGCCGTCGGCCTGCAGTGGGCGCTGGTGGCCCGCCGCCACGGGGAGCTGTCGGAGTCGGGCCCGCCGGCGCCGCCGCGCACGGACGGTTTGGTCGCGGAACTGTTGGGGCGCTTGCCCTTCGAGCTGACCGCGGGGCAGCGCGAGGTGCTCGGCGTGCTGACCGACGAGCTGGCGGCGACCCGCCCGCTGAACCGCCTGCTGCAGGGCGAGGTGGGGTCCGGCAAGACGATAGTCTCGGTGCTGGCGATGCTGCAGATGGTCGACGCCGGCTACCAGTGCGCGCTGTTGGCGCCGACGGAAGTGCTTGCCGCGCAACATCTCCGGTCGATTCGTGACGTGCTCGGTCCGTTGGCGATGGCGGGCCAGCTCGGCGGTGCCGACAACGGGACCCGGCTGGCGCTGCTGACCGGTTCGATGACCGCCGCGCAGAAGAAGCAGATCCGCGCCGAGATCGCCGGCGGCGAGGTCGGCATCGTCGTCGGCACCCACGCGCTGCTGCAGGACGCGGTGGAATTCGACAACCTGGGCATGGTGGTGGTCGACGAACAGCACCGCTTCGGCGTCGAGCAGCGAGATCAGTTGCGCGCCAAGGCCCGTCCCGGCGTGACCCCGCACCTGCTGGTGATGACGGCGACACCGATTCCGCGCACGGTCGCGCTCACCGTCTACGGCGACCTGGAAACCTCGACGCTGCGCGAACTTCCGCGCGGCCGCCAGCCCATCACCAGCAACGTCATCTTCGTCAAGGACAAGCCGGCGTGGCTGGACCGGGCGTGGCAGCGCATCACCGAGGAGGTCGCCGCCGGACGCCAGGCCTACGTGGTGGCGCCGCGCATCGACGAGAGCGACGACCCGGGCGATCAGGAGCCCAACGGCAGGGCCCCGGAGACCGCCGAGGGCCTGTATGCCCGGCTGGGCTCGGGGGAGCTGGCCAACCTGCGGCTGGGCCTGATGCACGGGCGGCTCTCGGCGGAGGAGAAGGACGCCGCGAT
This genomic window contains:
- a CDS encoding sulfotransferase family protein; translation: MASARASDGPFVPAAVLADAQRKEDLTDWGPGEFEGPLAVLLADYARADLNAVGTHILRSGIVHSLRMRLRTQEWIRRHQEILDERVAAPIVVVGMMRSGTTLLQRLLAADPRFVCAYGWEVVEAAPRLDHRFTGAADPRIAISEAREAKSRELAPELFAIHPMYAREAEEEIVFLADAFLSHVPESGAHLPHYRSWLDGQDFSPAYRYLHRMLRFLQWQKRQRGVQGRRWVLKSPAHLGYLDLLRAQFPDLHIVHMHRDPRTTIASGASLNATLHAMHADTVDADRVGAQWLQRMGWTNDRAMAIRDGWTDEGAVVTDIGFDEAVADPIGQVARVYDAIGLALTADAEEAMRRWLAHRPPELARPPYGLADYGLRPEQVDERFALYNRRFRQHIGGTAHA
- a CDS encoding nuclear transport factor 2 family protein gives rise to the protein MSDSATEITNLIYTYAQLLDGGDLDGVARLFEHGRICGVQDGPPETVFAGSARVREMYDMATRIYEDGTPKTKHNTTNVQLYIDEVAGTARSTSYYCVTQATPELPLQVIVTGHYQDTFHRVDGAWCFDSRTMFVDQVGDVSRHLKF
- a CDS encoding SDR family NAD(P)-dependent oxidoreductase; translation: MTLPWTPSRLGNLTGKRVIVTGATNGVGLGTARALAKAGAHVILAVRNTQLGEQRATEIGGSTAVVKLDLADLSSVRAFAAQIHEPVDILINNAGALTDRRTDTVDGFEMTLGTNLLGPFALTNLLLGKVRSQVINVGSDAHRSATLRLDDLHLRQHKWTRLGAYAQSKLAVMLWGLELDRRLRAAGSPIVTQLTHPGWVASNLSNLGDSPLMSLAHKGVKLVADRLANDIDEGAAPTLYCISEPIPPGSYVGVSGRFGLRGGPVLIGRTALACDYDTAGRLVAFAERETGTTLEV
- a CDS encoding mycofactocin-coupled SDR family oxidoreductase, with product MGEFDDKVAVITGAARGQGRSHAVALAERGADIIAVDICADLEAIPYALGTKDDLEETVRLVEAAGRKAVPVVADVRDLAQLEAGVQGGIDAVGEVDIVIANAGVVAIGDTDAHSEPVFNSIVDTNLKGVWHTLLATVPSIIRKGRGGSVVMISSSQGLTGRGGDGSSAMFAYAASKHGVVGLMRSAANAYAPHKIRVNSIHPAGVMTPMILNDFVVNRMLENPNPAVSQMLLPDVPLVEAQDVTEAVLWLAGPKARYVTGVSVPVDAGHIVM
- the rpmB gene encoding 50S ribosomal protein L28; this translates as MAAVCEICGKGPGFGKSVSHSHRRTSRRWDPNVQTVHVVTRPGGNKQRLNVCTSCIKAGKVVRG
- a CDS encoding DAK2 domain-containing protein; translated protein: MGTADTSQDRLLDAITLRDWAHTAVSDLITHIDEINRLNVFPVADSDTGANMLFTMRSALAEAKVGAGADGSTCVARTAAALSAGALNGARGNSGVILSQILRGIADATASAAADAGGELAHIDAGVLAAALQRGVELVISSMGGEEVPGTIVSVLRAAAGAVAQCAGDGLVPAVIAAGDAAVVALEKTPEQLDVLADAGAVDAGGRGLLVLLDALRSTIAGQAPARTVYELSPRAPQPEAAAQRPAPQFEVMYRLDGCEPAAADTLRDRLGELGDSVGIASAPSSAQRTYSVHVHTDDAGAAVEAGLAAGRLSRIVISALSSGTPGLPTGGWTRERAVLAVVDGDGAADLFAGEGACVLQRDPAADDAVTNISAHQLMRAVVDTGAAQVMVLPNGYVAAEELVAGCTAAIGWGIDVVPIPTGSMVQGLAALAVHETDRQAVDDGYTMARAAGAARHGSVRIATESALTWAGRCHPGDGLGIAGDEVLIVAADAVGAAIGLLDLLLASGGDLVTVLLGAAVDTDGDAGAVGDILEEHMHDHHPGTELVIYRTGHHGDALLIGVE
- the recG gene encoding ATP-dependent DNA helicase RecG, translating into MVSLTDRLDFVVGAKAAESLDEVFGIRTVDDLLRHYPRSYTEGATRWDADGERPETGEHITIIDTIAETKTFPMKKTPKKLCHRITLGAGRNKVTATFFNANYLKKDLTEGTKVMLSGEVGFFNNVMQLTHPAFLILDSPDGRNRGTRSLKNIAKASGATSGEELLDAYERHFFPIYPASTKVQSWDIFSCVRQVLDMLDPVPDPLPEGLRAKLGLVSEDEALRDIHLAESEPRRQRARERLTFDEAVGLQWALVARRHGELSESGPPAPPRTDGLVAELLGRLPFELTAGQREVLGVLTDELAATRPLNRLLQGEVGSGKTIVSVLAMLQMVDAGYQCALLAPTEVLAAQHLRSIRDVLGPLAMAGQLGGADNGTRLALLTGSMTAAQKKQIRAEIAGGEVGIVVGTHALLQDAVEFDNLGMVVVDEQHRFGVEQRDQLRAKARPGVTPHLLVMTATPIPRTVALTVYGDLETSTLRELPRGRQPITSNVIFVKDKPAWLDRAWQRITEEVAAGRQAYVVAPRIDESDDPGDQEPNGRAPETAEGLYARLGSGELANLRLGLMHGRLSAEEKDAAMAAFRAGEVDVLVCTTVIEVGVDVPNATVMLVMDADRFGISQLHQLRGRIGRGRHPSLCLFASWSAPGSSAGRRLKAVAGTLDGFALADLDLKERREGDVLGRNQSGRAITLRLLSLADHQEFIEAARDFCVQAYTDDSSNPGLTVLAARFTDTDRIEYLDKS